A single genomic interval of Psychroserpens sp. NJDZ02 harbors:
- a CDS encoding DUF2795 domain-containing protein encodes MYWTLELASYLSDAPWPATKDELIDYAIRTGAPLEVVENLQSIEDEGDSYDSIEEIWPDYPTDEDYLWNEDEY; translated from the coding sequence ATGTATTGGACACTAGAATTAGCATCTTATTTGAGTGATGCACCTTGGCCAGCAACTAAAGATGAGCTTATTGATTACGCCATTAGAACAGGTGCTCCTTTAGAAGTTGTAGAAAACTTACAATCCATAGAAGACGAAGGTGATTCGTACGACTCTATCGAAGAAATTTGGCCGGATTATCCAACTGACGAAGATTACCTCTGGAATGAGGACGAATATTAA
- a CDS encoding O-methyltransferase has translation MSKTYQIQSYFNFLKRSTNQHGVHSPFVYDLVTKCFYDKKKYPAYQDIKAYRQQLLSNTASLKVTDLGTGSQVFKTNKRSISKMAAVAGSSYKDAKLLYRLTQYLQCDSILELGTSLGIATQALALGHPKATLTTIEGCPNISAAAKNTFKTFDLNHIDVVTNDFRDAINRLQTNTYDLVYFDGNHQKEPTLQYFEALLPTITNDSLFIFDDIYWSKDMTDAWNMIKQHPKVTVTIDTYNFGFVFFRQEQAKEHFTIRL, from the coding sequence ATGAGTAAGACCTACCAAATACAATCCTACTTTAATTTCCTAAAACGCTCCACCAATCAGCATGGTGTGCACTCCCCTTTTGTTTATGATTTGGTGACGAAGTGTTTTTATGACAAAAAAAAGTACCCCGCTTACCAAGACATAAAAGCCTACAGACAACAATTATTAAGTAATACAGCTTCTCTTAAGGTTACCGACTTAGGAACAGGCAGTCAAGTGTTTAAAACCAATAAAAGATCTATTTCCAAAATGGCTGCGGTTGCTGGCTCTAGCTATAAAGATGCTAAGTTATTATATAGACTAACGCAATACTTACAGTGTGATTCCATTTTAGAACTCGGCACATCTTTAGGTATTGCCACGCAAGCATTAGCATTAGGACATCCTAAAGCAACACTTACCACTATTGAAGGTTGCCCAAACATTTCGGCAGCAGCCAAAAACACCTTTAAAACATTCGATTTAAATCACATCGACGTTGTAACCAATGATTTTAGAGACGCCATCAATAGACTACAAACTAACACTTATGATTTAGTTTATTTTGATGGGAATCATCAAAAAGAACCCACCTTGCAGTATTTTGAAGCTTTACTTCCAACAATCACTAACGACTCGCTGTTTATATTTGATGATATTTATTGGTCAAAAGACATGACAGACGCTTGGAATATGATTAAACAACACCCTAAAGTCACCGTAACTATTGACACTTACAACTTTGGTTTTGTATTTTTTAGACAAGAACAAGCTAAAGAGCATTTTACCATTAGATTATAA
- a CDS encoding ABC-F family ATP-binding cassette domain-containing protein, whose translation MNYLTVENIAKSYGELTLFEGLSFSVHKDQKIAFVAKNGTGKTSILNMLAGFDAPDTGNIIYRKDIKVAFLPQDPKLDPTLTIEESIFNSDNPILDVIKNYEKALLNPEDEDAYQKAFEQMDRNNAWDFETQYKQILSKLKLDDLNQKVSVLSGGQKKRLSLANALINKPDLLILDEPTNHLDLEMIEWLEAFFAKENITLFMVTHDRFFLERVCNEIIELDHGELYNYKGNYSYYLEKKEERINREQVETGKAKQLFKKELVWMRRQPKARTTKSKSRIDDFTEIKHKASQRRNDHVIELELNMERLGSKIVELVKLSKSFKDKMILDSFDYNFQRGERVGIIGKNGTGKSTFLNMLTQTIQPDSGKILIGETVKFGYYTQAGITPKPNQKVIDVVRDFGDYIPLKKGRQISAQQLLERFLFDRKKQYDFVEKLSGGERKRLYLCTILIQNPNFLILDEPTNDLDIVTLNVLESFLLDFPGCLIVVSHDRYFMDKIVDHLLVFKGEGQVENFPGNYSDYRSYEDSKAPESDKNTDDKKEKKDWKKDSNKVTLSYNEQKEYKNLESKIKALEFDKKEIEQKFLNPDLTQDQIKDLSAKIQKIIDSIEEKEMRWLELTEKMEA comes from the coding sequence TTGAATTATCTAACAGTAGAAAATATCGCTAAATCTTATGGCGAATTAACATTATTTGAAGGCCTTTCTTTTAGTGTGCATAAAGATCAAAAAATTGCATTTGTTGCAAAAAACGGAACCGGAAAAACCTCTATTTTAAATATGTTAGCTGGTTTTGATGCGCCAGATACTGGAAATATTATTTACAGAAAAGATATAAAAGTCGCTTTTTTACCTCAAGATCCTAAACTAGATCCAACCTTAACTATCGAGGAATCGATCTTTAATTCTGACAATCCTATTTTAGATGTCATAAAAAATTACGAAAAAGCACTATTAAATCCTGAAGATGAAGATGCCTATCAAAAAGCATTTGAACAAATGGATAGAAATAATGCTTGGGACTTTGAAACGCAATACAAGCAAATACTTTCTAAATTAAAATTAGATGACTTAAATCAAAAAGTAAGCGTGCTATCTGGAGGTCAAAAAAAACGTCTTAGTTTAGCTAATGCCTTAATTAATAAACCAGATTTACTAATTTTAGATGAGCCGACTAACCACCTTGATTTAGAAATGATCGAATGGTTAGAAGCCTTTTTTGCCAAAGAAAACATCACTTTATTTATGGTGACCCACGACCGGTTTTTTCTAGAGCGCGTGTGTAACGAAATTATAGAGTTAGATCATGGCGAATTATATAACTACAAAGGAAACTACTCTTACTACCTAGAAAAGAAAGAAGAGCGTATAAACAGAGAGCAAGTCGAAACAGGGAAAGCAAAACAGCTCTTTAAAAAAGAATTGGTTTGGATGCGTCGCCAACCTAAAGCACGTACTACTAAATCTAAATCTAGAATTGACGATTTTACCGAAATTAAACATAAAGCTTCCCAACGTAGAAACGATCATGTTATCGAGCTTGAGCTTAATATGGAACGTTTAGGAAGTAAAATTGTCGAGTTAGTCAAGCTATCTAAATCATTTAAAGACAAAATGATATTAGACTCATTTGATTACAACTTCCAACGCGGAGAACGTGTGGGGATTATCGGTAAAAACGGAACTGGAAAGTCTACTTTTCTTAACATGTTAACCCAAACCATACAACCCGATAGTGGTAAAATTTTAATTGGAGAAACGGTCAAGTTTGGATATTACACCCAAGCCGGTATTACCCCAAAACCAAACCAAAAAGTTATTGACGTTGTTAGAGATTTTGGAGATTATATTCCATTAAAAAAAGGACGACAAATTAGTGCACAGCAATTATTAGAGCGCTTTTTATTTGATAGAAAAAAACAATATGATTTTGTCGAAAAACTAAGTGGTGGAGAACGTAAGCGTTTGTATTTATGTACGATCTTAATACAAAACCCAAACTTTTTAATTCTGGATGAGCCGACTAACGATCTAGATATTGTTACCTTAAATGTATTAGAATCTTTCTTATTAGATTTCCCAGGTTGTTTGATAGTCGTGTCTCACGACCGTTACTTTATGGATAAAATTGTAGATCACCTACTCGTGTTTAAAGGTGAAGGTCAAGTTGAAAATTTTCCAGGTAACTATTCTGATTATCGCAGTTACGAAGACAGTAAAGCGCCAGAAAGCGACAAGAATACTGATGATAAAAAAGAAAAGAAAGACTGGAAAAAAGATAGCAATAAAGTCACTTTATCATACAACGAACAGAAAGAATATAAGAATTTAGAAAGTAAAATAAAAGCCTTAGAATTTGACAAAAAAGAAATAGAACAAAAATTTCTAAATCCAGATTTAACGCAAGATCAAATTAAAGACCTGTCTGCTAAAATTCAGAAAATCATCGATTCGATTGAAGAAAAAGAAATGCGTTGGCTAGAATTAACTGAGAAAATGGAAGCGTAA
- a CDS encoding polysaccharide biosynthesis/export family protein, which produces MKQIVVCIVVVLGLLSTSCITQKDVVYLQDKGTVVNDSLQIQALVSPYRVQVNDLLSVNVKAEKKEINDLVQIFNPTSGDIGTTQEELYYTGFTVDLHGNIEFPILGEINVLGFTTDEIESKVKEVILQKYLKETAKIFVTVKLSGLKYTTLGEIGTKGTTVLYQDRVNILEAIANAGDILDTGDRKDVLIVRQYPNGQKIHHIDLTDIAAMQSEFYYIQPNDLIMVKPLKRKSIGAGQTAAQTLTTIASIFSVLISTYFLARNL; this is translated from the coding sequence ATGAAGCAAATTGTAGTGTGTATTGTCGTTGTACTTGGTCTATTAAGTACGTCTTGTATTACTCAAAAAGATGTGGTTTATCTTCAAGATAAGGGCACTGTGGTTAACGACTCTCTACAAATACAAGCTTTAGTATCTCCGTATCGCGTTCAGGTTAATGATTTATTAAGTGTTAACGTTAAAGCAGAAAAGAAAGAAATTAACGACCTCGTTCAAATATTTAACCCAACTAGTGGTGACATTGGGACGACTCAGGAGGAGTTATATTATACAGGGTTTACCGTGGATTTACATGGTAATATCGAGTTTCCTATTCTAGGAGAAATTAATGTGTTGGGGTTTACTACGGATGAAATAGAATCTAAAGTAAAGGAAGTGATCCTTCAAAAATATTTAAAAGAAACGGCTAAGATTTTTGTAACTGTTAAGTTATCGGGGTTGAAGTATACCACTTTAGGAGAAATTGGAACAAAAGGAACAACAGTGTTGTATCAAGATCGTGTTAATATCTTAGAAGCTATAGCAAATGCAGGGGATATATTAGATACTGGAGATCGTAAAGATGTGTTAATTGTACGACAGTATCCTAATGGTCAAAAAATTCATCATATAGATTTAACCGATATTGCAGCGATGCAATCGGAGTTTTATTATATCCAACCCAACGATTTAATTATGGTTAAACCTTTAAAGCGTAAGTCTATTGGAGCTGGACAGACTGCAGCGCAGACACTGACGACCATCGCTAGTATTTTTTCAGTACTGATTAGTACTTACTTTTTAGCACGTAACCTTTAA
- a CDS encoding cob(I)yrinic acid a,c-diamide adenosyltransferase, whose translation MKIYTKTGDKGTTALFGGTRVPKHHIRIDSYGTVDELNSYIGLIRDQDIHQLYKDILIIIQDKLFTVGAVLATDPEKAVLKNGKERLNINKISDEDIALLEREMDAMNLDLPPMTHFVLPGGHQTVSFCHITRTVCRRAERLASALNDLEPFEANTLTYLNRLSDYLFVLARKLSHDLQADEVKWIPEKT comes from the coding sequence ATGAAAATATATACCAAAACAGGAGATAAAGGTACCACTGCTTTATTTGGAGGCACACGTGTACCAAAGCACCATATCCGTATTGATAGTTACGGCACCGTTGACGAGCTAAACTCGTACATTGGTTTAATAAGAGATCAGGACATCCACCAATTATATAAAGACATCTTAATTATTATTCAAGATAAATTATTTACTGTTGGTGCAGTATTAGCAACAGATCCAGAAAAAGCCGTTCTAAAAAATGGAAAAGAGCGTTTAAATATTAATAAAATCTCGGACGAAGACATTGCCTTACTAGAACGAGAAATGGATGCCATGAACCTTGATTTACCACCTATGACACACTTTGTGTTACCTGGCGGACATCAAACGGTGTCATTCTGTCATATTACCAGAACCGTCTGTAGACGAGCAGAACGCTTAGCATCAGCACTTAACGATTTAGAACCTTTTGAAGCCAACACCTTAACGTATTTAAACAGACTTTCTGATTATCTTTTTGTCTTGGCACGAAAGTTGTCCCATGACTTACAAGCAGACGAAGTAAAATGGATTCCGGAGAAAACGTAA
- a CDS encoding helix-turn-helix domain-containing protein, whose amino-acid sequence MQEDYIKLIFGLKLKQIRTDKKLSLFGLSKLSGLSKSYLNEIENGKKYPKPDKIAILSEKLDVPYDQMVSLKLDKNLAPIGDLLQSKILKEIPLELFGIKESNLIDIVANAPAKVNAFISTIIKIAKHYNFSKESFYLASVRSFQEANNNYFEDLEDSVLKFAKAYQINLNETITSADLEEILVEEYGYTIACNELSQYEALGNLRTLFVPKTKTLLLANEIDEAQRTFIYAKELAYNFLEIEDRLYTFPWIKFDTFDQVLNNFYASYFAGALVIPNAKIKAQLSTVFEKDTFDTDLFLEAIDSFNASPESFYQRLTNILPKAFNIQNLFFLRFTHKAKSDRFYLKKELHLSHQQSPHANETNEHYCRRWVSLQKLKDISKGESEHEFDIQISNYPDDGFKYLVFSSATKDPFRDKHHRSITVGLLINKQLQRKLNFLNDPKIITHNVGVTCERCAIKDCKVRVVPAVFLEKKAKNIKMQAIVSELNSKFS is encoded by the coding sequence ATGCAAGAAGATTATATAAAACTGATATTCGGCTTAAAGCTAAAGCAGATAAGGACTGACAAAAAATTATCATTGTTTGGATTGTCTAAGCTTTCGGGGTTGTCTAAGTCGTATTTAAACGAAATAGAAAATGGGAAAAAATATCCTAAACCTGATAAAATTGCTATTCTTTCAGAAAAATTAGATGTGCCATACGATCAAATGGTGTCTTTAAAATTGGATAAAAATTTAGCGCCAATTGGCGACTTGTTGCAGTCTAAGATTTTAAAAGAAATTCCTTTAGAATTATTTGGAATAAAAGAGAGTAACTTGATTGATATTGTGGCCAATGCGCCAGCTAAAGTCAATGCCTTTATTAGTACCATTATTAAAATTGCAAAACATTATAATTTTAGTAAAGAGAGTTTTTATTTGGCTTCTGTACGTTCTTTTCAGGAGGCGAATAATAATTACTTTGAAGATTTAGAGGATAGCGTATTAAAGTTTGCAAAAGCCTATCAAATTAATTTAAATGAAACGATTACGTCTGCAGATTTAGAAGAGATACTCGTGGAAGAATATGGGTATACTATTGCGTGTAATGAATTAAGTCAGTATGAAGCTTTGGGTAATTTAAGAACGCTTTTTGTACCTAAAACGAAAACACTATTGCTTGCTAATGAAATTGACGAAGCCCAACGTACGTTTATTTACGCTAAAGAATTGGCTTATAATTTTTTGGAAATAGAAGACCGTTTATATACGTTTCCTTGGATTAAATTTGACACGTTTGATCAGGTTTTAAATAATTTTTATGCCTCTTATTTTGCTGGAGCCTTAGTGATACCAAATGCTAAAATTAAAGCACAGTTAAGTACCGTTTTTGAAAAAGACACCTTTGATACCGATTTGTTTTTAGAAGCCATCGATAGTTTTAATGCGTCTCCAGAATCTTTTTATCAACGTCTGACTAATATTTTGCCAAAGGCATTTAATATTCAGAATTTGTTTTTTTTAAGATTTACGCACAAAGCTAAAAGTGATCGCTTTTATTTGAAAAAAGAATTGCATTTATCACATCAACAATCTCCTCATGCTAATGAGACTAATGAGCATTATTGTAGACGCTGGGTGTCTTTGCAAAAACTAAAAGATATTAGTAAAGGTGAAAGTGAACACGAATTTGATATTCAGATTTCTAACTATCCAGATGATGGTTTTAAGTATTTGGTGTTCTCTTCTGCAACTAAAGATCCGTTTAGGGATAAGCATCATAGGAGTATAACGGTTGGGTTATTAATTAATAAGCAGTTACAGCGTAAACTTAATTTTTTAAATGATCCAAAAATTATTACTCATAACGTTGGGGTGACTTGCGAGCGTTGTGCGATAAAAGATTGCAAAGTTAGAGTCGTACCTGCTGTGTTTTTAGAGAAGAAAGCAAAAAACATAAAAATGCAAGCTATTGTTTCGGAATTAAATAGTAAGTTTTCATAA
- the secA gene encoding preprotein translocase subunit SecA, protein MSFLNSVLKVFVGDKSKQDVKAITPIVDKIKTFEQALIALSHDQLRAKTAEFKAIIAEARQPFNSKIETLQAEAETTEDIDKREDIYQAIDKIKEDSYTATEATLNTILPEAFAVVKETARRFKDNTTITVTANEFDRNLSADKDFVTLEGDQATWSNSWDAAGKAITWDMVHYDVQLIGGVAMHQGKIAEMHTGEGKTLVATLPVYLNALAGKGVHLVTVNDYLAKRDSAWMAPIFNFHGLSIDCIDYHQPNSDARRKAYNSDITYGTNNEFGFDYLRDNMAHATGDLVQRPHHYAIVDEVDSVLIDDARTPLIISGPIPKGDEHEFTVLKPKVDDIVSIQRKYLTQVLVEAKKLIAEGDSKEGGFKLLQVYRGIPKNKALIKFLSEDGVKQILQKTENYFIQDNNREMPKVDADLYYVIEEKNNQIELTDKGVEYISGADNPDFFVMPEIGIEIAKIEAKNLSTEAEAEAKEDLFRDFGIKSERIHTLNQLLKAYALFEKDTQYVVMENKVMIVDEQTGRIMDGRRYSDGLHQAIEAKENVKIEDATQTFATVTLQNYFRMYKKLSGMTGTAVTEAGEFWEIYKLDVVEIPTNRPIARDDRQDLVYKTKREKYNAVVDEVTKLSQQGRPVLIGTTSVDISELLGKILAQRKVPHNVLNAKQHKKEAEIVDQAGKPGQVTIATNMAGRGTDIKLSEEVKAAGGLAIIGTERHDSRRVDRQLRGRAGRQGDPGSSQFYVSLEDNLMRLFGSERIAKMMDRMGLEEGEVIQHSMISKSIERAQKKVEENQFGVRKRLLEYDDVMNSQREVVYKRRYNALFGERLRVDLANMIYDTSEGIAESNKGAGDFKNFEFELIRFFSMSSPITEAQFNKMSALDIAQTIYKAGFEHYKEKMERNAEIAFPVIQNVYENQRDQYKRIVVPFTDGVKNIQVVTDLEKAYQTKGKQLVTDFEKNISLAIIDDAWKTHLRKMDELKQSVQLAVHEQKDPLLIYKFEAFELFKAMIDQVNKEVISFLFKGELPTETTNAISEAKDVRQKDNLQTQKEEIQNLDERSAQNRAASNTQPQQQVVETIVRDQPKIGRNDKVTIKHIITGENKTVKYKQAEPLISKGEWVIVND, encoded by the coding sequence ATGAGTTTTTTAAATTCCGTACTAAAAGTATTTGTTGGCGACAAGTCTAAACAAGACGTTAAAGCCATCACACCTATAGTAGACAAAATTAAAACCTTTGAACAGGCTTTGATAGCCTTGTCACATGATCAATTAAGAGCTAAAACAGCCGAGTTTAAAGCTATTATTGCTGAAGCACGTCAACCGTTTAACTCCAAAATTGAAACCCTTCAAGCTGAAGCTGAAACGACTGAGGATATTGACAAACGTGAAGATATCTATCAAGCTATTGATAAAATTAAAGAAGACTCTTACACTGCTACCGAAGCAACATTAAACACGATTTTACCTGAAGCCTTTGCTGTTGTTAAAGAAACAGCGAGACGTTTTAAAGACAATACAACCATAACAGTAACTGCTAACGAGTTTGATAGAAATCTTTCTGCAGATAAAGATTTTGTAACTCTAGAAGGTGACCAAGCCACTTGGTCTAACTCTTGGGATGCTGCAGGTAAAGCTATTACTTGGGACATGGTACACTATGATGTACAACTTATTGGTGGTGTTGCAATGCACCAAGGTAAAATTGCAGAGATGCATACTGGAGAAGGGAAAACATTAGTAGCGACGCTTCCTGTTTATTTAAATGCACTAGCCGGTAAAGGTGTGCACTTAGTAACAGTAAATGACTACTTAGCAAAACGTGATAGCGCCTGGATGGCGCCAATATTTAACTTTCACGGGTTAAGTATTGACTGTATCGATTATCATCAACCTAATAGTGATGCGCGTCGTAAAGCATACAACTCTGATATTACTTACGGTACCAATAACGAGTTTGGTTTTGATTACCTACGTGATAATATGGCACATGCTACAGGAGATTTAGTACAACGTCCGCACCACTACGCCATTGTAGATGAGGTCGATTCTGTATTAATTGATGATGCCCGTACGCCATTAATTATTTCTGGTCCAATCCCAAAAGGTGACGAGCACGAATTTACAGTGCTTAAACCAAAAGTAGACGATATTGTTAGTATCCAACGCAAGTATTTAACTCAGGTTTTAGTTGAAGCTAAAAAATTAATTGCAGAAGGCGATAGTAAAGAAGGTGGTTTCAAACTATTACAAGTTTACAGAGGTATTCCTAAAAACAAAGCTTTAATTAAGTTTTTAAGTGAAGACGGTGTAAAACAAATTCTTCAGAAAACAGAAAACTATTTCATACAAGATAACAATCGCGAGATGCCTAAGGTTGATGCTGATTTGTACTATGTTATTGAAGAAAAAAACAATCAAATTGAATTAACGGACAAAGGGGTTGAATACATCTCTGGAGCAGATAATCCTGATTTTTTCGTCATGCCAGAAATTGGTATCGAAATTGCTAAAATCGAAGCTAAAAACTTATCTACTGAAGCCGAAGCTGAAGCTAAAGAAGATTTATTTAGAGATTTTGGAATCAAATCAGAACGTATTCATACGCTTAACCAATTACTTAAAGCCTATGCTTTATTTGAAAAAGACACACAATATGTGGTCATGGAGAATAAAGTAATGATTGTCGACGAGCAAACAGGTCGTATTATGGATGGTCGTCGTTATAGTGACGGATTACACCAAGCCATAGAAGCTAAAGAAAATGTAAAAATTGAAGATGCTACGCAAACTTTTGCAACGGTAACGCTTCAAAATTACTTTAGAATGTACAAAAAACTGTCAGGTATGACAGGTACAGCAGTAACGGAAGCTGGAGAATTCTGGGAAATCTATAAATTAGATGTTGTCGAAATTCCGACTAACAGACCAATTGCAAGAGATGATAGACAAGATTTAGTGTACAAAACTAAACGTGAAAAATACAATGCAGTTGTCGATGAAGTTACAAAACTATCACAACAAGGACGTCCAGTATTAATTGGAACAACGTCTGTAGATATCTCTGAATTATTAGGTAAAATTTTAGCACAACGTAAAGTACCACACAACGTATTAAACGCCAAGCAACATAAAAAAGAAGCAGAAATAGTTGATCAAGCTGGTAAGCCAGGTCAAGTCACTATTGCAACAAACATGGCTGGTCGTGGTACGGATATTAAATTATCTGAAGAAGTTAAAGCCGCAGGTGGTTTAGCAATTATTGGTACAGAACGTCATGATTCACGTCGTGTAGACCGTCAGTTAAGAGGTCGTGCTGGTCGTCAAGGAGATCCAGGAAGCTCTCAATTTTACGTCTCTTTAGAAGACAACTTAATGCGTTTATTTGGATCGGAGCGTATCGCGAAGATGATGGACCGTATGGGATTAGAAGAAGGTGAAGTGATTCAGCATTCTATGATTTCTAAATCTATTGAGCGTGCTCAGAAAAAAGTTGAAGAAAATCAATTTGGAGTACGTAAGCGTTTATTAGAGTATGATGATGTCATGAACTCGCAACGTGAAGTTGTTTACAAACGTCGTTACAATGCCTTATTTGGAGAACGTCTACGTGTCGATTTAGCCAACATGATTTATGATACTTCAGAAGGTATTGCAGAATCTAATAAAGGTGCTGGTGACTTTAAAAACTTCGAGTTTGAATTAATTAGATTCTTCTCTATGTCGTCTCCAATTACTGAAGCTCAATTTAATAAAATGTCAGCTTTAGATATTGCACAAACCATTTACAAAGCAGGTTTTGAGCATTATAAAGAAAAAATGGAGCGTAATGCAGAAATTGCATTCCCGGTTATTCAAAATGTATACGAAAACCAACGTGACCAGTACAAACGTATTGTCGTTCCTTTTACGGATGGTGTAAAAAATATTCAAGTAGTCACCGACTTAGAAAAAGCATACCAAACTAAAGGAAAACAACTAGTAACTGATTTTGAGAAAAACATATCACTAGCCATTATTGATGATGCCTGGAAAACCCATTTACGTAAAATGGACGAACTTAAGCAATCTGTACAACTAGCCGTTCACGAACAAAAAGACCCGCTATTAATCTACAAATTTGAAGCTTTTGAGTTATTTAAAGCAATGATTGATCAGGTTAATAAGGAGGTTATTTCTTTCTTATTTAAAGGAGAATTACCTACTGAAACGACTAACGCCATTAGCGAAGCTAAAGACGTCCGTCAAAAGGATAACTTACAAACACAAAAAGAAGAAATTCAAAACTTAGACGAACGTTCTGCACAAAACAGAGCAGCATCTAACACACAACCTCAACAACAAGTAGTAGAAACGATTGTTAGAGATCAGCCAAAAATTGGTCGCAATGATAAAGTAACGATCAAACACATTATTACTGGAGAAAACAAAACGGTTAAGTACAAACAAGCTGAGCCTTTAATTTCAAAAGGAGAATGGGTCATCGTTAACGATTAA
- the aceB gene encoding malate synthase A, giving the protein MENTLLKTPQITFSKDVTNYYPEILTDDALAFLSALHEKFNPERLELLKRRTNQQQIFDSGQFPEFPRETKTIRDTDWTAGNIPHDLQDRRVEITGPVDRKMIINALNSGAKTFMADLEDSNAPTWDNAISGQQNLIDANNKTISLTDTKRNKSYTLNPDTAVLLVRPRGLHLNERHITINNEEASGSLVDFGLYVFHNTKILLENNTAPYFYLPKLEHYLEARWWDTVFTFAEDYLKVPHGTFKATVLVETITASFQLDEIIFELKDHIVGLNCGRWDYIFSYIKKFRNHPNFVVPNRDQVTMTSPFMDAYSKLVIQRCHKRGILAIGGMAAQIPIKNDEYANIAALEKVRKDKEREVKNGHDGTWVAHPALVAVAMSEFDKHMPTPNQLQVTRDDVIITEQDLVEIPKGTVTEAGIRKNINVGILYTEAWLRGYGAVALYNLMEDAATAEISRTQVWQWLKNEVILEDGRPFNSDLYQALFNDEVEKILTEYGEDTIKNTKFKLAISLFNQLVTAETFEEFLTLPAYQYL; this is encoded by the coding sequence ATGGAAAACACGCTTTTAAAAACCCCTCAGATTACATTCTCAAAAGACGTCACTAATTACTATCCTGAAATATTAACGGATGACGCGCTTGCTTTTCTATCTGCACTTCATGAAAAATTTAATCCTGAACGCTTAGAATTATTAAAAAGACGCACCAATCAACAACAGATTTTTGATAGTGGCCAATTCCCAGAATTCCCTAGAGAAACAAAAACTATTAGAGACACCGATTGGACAGCTGGTAATATCCCACATGATTTACAGGATCGTCGTGTAGAGATCACAGGACCAGTGGACAGAAAAATGATTATCAATGCTTTAAATTCTGGTGCCAAAACATTTATGGCAGATTTGGAAGATAGTAATGCCCCTACTTGGGATAATGCTATCTCAGGGCAACAAAATCTAATAGATGCCAACAATAAAACAATCTCGTTAACGGATACCAAAAGAAATAAATCTTATACACTAAATCCTGACACTGCTGTTTTATTAGTAAGGCCAAGAGGATTACATTTAAACGAAAGACATATTACCATCAACAACGAAGAGGCTTCTGGGAGTTTAGTCGATTTTGGGTTATACGTATTTCATAACACGAAAATACTATTAGAAAATAATACCGCACCTTACTTTTATCTTCCAAAATTAGAACATTATTTAGAAGCACGCTGGTGGGATACTGTCTTTACTTTTGCTGAAGACTATTTAAAAGTGCCTCATGGTACATTTAAAGCAACCGTTTTAGTAGAAACAATTACCGCGAGCTTTCAGCTTGACGAAATAATTTTTGAACTTAAAGATCATATTGTTGGCTTAAACTGTGGCCGATGGGATTACATTTTCTCCTATATCAAAAAATTTAGAAACCATCCCAATTTTGTAGTCCCAAATCGTGACCAAGTGACTATGACTTCTCCATTTATGGATGCCTATTCTAAATTAGTAATTCAACGTTGTCACAAAAGAGGCATTTTAGCTATTGGAGGCATGGCCGCACAAATACCTATTAAAAATGATGAATATGCTAATATAGCGGCTCTAGAAAAAGTTAGAAAAGATAAAGAACGTGAAGTTAAAAACGGACACGATGGCACTTGGGTGGCACATCCTGCCTTGGTTGCTGTAGCCATGAGCGAATTCGATAAGCACATGCCAACACCAAACCAGTTGCAAGTCACACGTGATGATGTGATTATAACCGAACAAGATTTAGTAGAAATCCCCAAAGGAACGGTTACCGAAGCCGGCATACGAAAAAATATAAACGTTGGTATTCTATATACTGAAGCTTGGTTAAGAGGCTATGGTGCTGTCGCGCTTTATAATTTAATGGAAGATGCCGCTACTGCGGAAATTTCTAGAACACAAGTTTGGCAATGGTTAAAAAACGAAGTGATTCTTGAAGATGGACGACCGTTTAATTCCGATTTATACCAAGCCTTATTTAATGATGAAGTTGAAAAAATCCTTACCGAATATGGTGAAGACACAATTAAAAACACAAAGTTTAAACTAGCCATCTCATTATTTAACCAATTGGTAACCGCCGAAACCTTTGAAGAATTTTTAACGCTTCCCGCTTACCAATACCTATAA